Proteins encoded within one genomic window of Deltaproteobacteria bacterium:
- a CDS encoding response regulator has protein sequence MENKVMAGDPHSYRNSKPSLAVDGELMPSKGATKVLFVEDDSIDQLTFEHYVKHQKINYDYTIVRDVREAVEAIENNSFEVIIVDYLLPDGTAFDVLRASQNTPVIFITGAGNEEVAVKAIKSGAYDYVIKDNTNNHLKVLPITVEKALERYSTVERKRELEDQLRVSERQAYTGSVAAGIANDMNNILGSILGFAELASDDVNNVSELNKDIKEVICAAKKATYLLQEVLSLNYSGTTSASPRKPTAFGPVIDTVLDRMASSIPTSVTVSKKVKEVAGNYSIDAGNAYQIVNNLCANATAAMKSTGGVLSVTLTEIERGALPAAVAGEIRCDYCTRLTVKDSGLGMEPAVKNRIFEPFFTTKAPESIGLGLVVVNSLVLKAGGVIKVESEVGKGTVVDVYLPYRKESQENLSSDLLLPKANLELLMGKRICIVEGDEQLTRLFNRIFSDVPCEIKIFSSSNEVFNKFTPTNSCDCDIIILDDTIDSVDSQVLARRIATLAPSTPIVVWCNYLRELSQRSVRKIGMGYYLDKPLEIERLLRTLTLIAESVVK, from the coding sequence AAATTCAAAGCCATCTCTGGCGGTTGATGGCGAGTTGATGCCATCAAAAGGTGCTACCAAAGTGTTGTTCGTCGAGGACGATTCAATTGATCAGCTTACATTTGAGCATTACGTTAAACATCAGAAAATAAACTACGATTACACCATTGTAAGGGATGTGAGGGAAGCTGTTGAGGCAATCGAAAATAATAGTTTTGAGGTAATTATAGTAGATTACTTATTGCCAGATGGAACTGCTTTTGATGTTCTTCGAGCATCGCAAAATACTCCAGTAATATTCATTACGGGAGCAGGAAACGAGGAAGTCGCGGTAAAGGCTATTAAGTCCGGAGCCTATGATTATGTAATTAAGGATAATACCAATAATCACTTAAAGGTTCTGCCGATTACAGTGGAAAAGGCCTTGGAGCGTTATTCTACAGTTGAGCGCAAGCGAGAGCTCGAGGATCAGCTTAGAGTATCAGAAAGGCAAGCCTATACCGGAAGCGTTGCTGCCGGCATAGCTAACGACATGAACAATATTTTGGGTTCCATTCTTGGATTTGCGGAGCTAGCAAGCGATGATGTCAATAATGTAAGCGAGCTAAACAAAGATATAAAAGAGGTAATCTGTGCAGCAAAGAAGGCCACTTATTTACTTCAAGAAGTGTTGTCTCTAAATTACAGCGGAACCACTAGTGCCTCGCCTCGCAAGCCCACTGCTTTTGGTCCCGTGATCGATACCGTATTGGATCGCATGGCTTCTTCTATACCTACAAGCGTAACGGTTAGTAAGAAGGTTAAAGAAGTTGCTGGTAACTACAGCATAGATGCGGGCAATGCCTATCAGATTGTAAATAATTTATGTGCAAATGCCACTGCAGCTATGAAGAGCACTGGAGGAGTCTTAAGTGTGACGCTCACTGAGATAGAGCGAGGTGCTCTGCCTGCGGCAGTTGCTGGCGAGATTCGCTGTGACTACTGCACTAGACTAACCGTAAAAGACAGTGGTTTGGGAATGGAGCCAGCAGTGAAAAATCGAATATTTGAGCCCTTCTTTACTACGAAAGCTCCAGAATCAATTGGCTTAGGCCTCGTAGTGGTAAATAGCCTGGTGCTTAAAGCTGGAGGTGTAATAAAAGTTGAGAGCGAAGTGGGGAAGGGAACAGTAGTTGATGTTTATCTGCCTTATCGCAAAGAGTCGCAAGAGAACTTGTCGAGTGACTTGTTGCTTCCAAAAGCCAATCTAGAATTATTGATGGGCAAGAGAATTTGCATTGTCGAAGGGGACGAGCAGCTAACCAGGTTGTTTAATAGAATTTTTTCTGATGTGCCCTGTGAAATAAAAATATTTTCGAGTAGCAATGAAGTGTTTAACAAGTTTACGCCCACTAATAGCTGTGACTGCGATATTATTATTTTAGACGATACTATCGACAGCGTCGATAGCCAAGTTCTCGCTCGCCGAATCGCAACTCTGGCCCCATCTACCCCTATAGTAGTGTGGTGCAACTATTTAAGAGAGCTTTCTCAACGCTCGGTGCGAAAGATTGGAATGGGTTATTATTTAGATAAACCACTTGAGATTGAAAGGCTTCTAAGGACTTTGACGTTAATTGCCGAATCTGTCGTAAAGTAA